Within Lolium rigidum isolate FL_2022 chromosome 5, APGP_CSIRO_Lrig_0.1, whole genome shotgun sequence, the genomic segment GTTAACCTTTGTTTTCCTCTCGCTGTGTTTTTTTCAGGTAAATAATTTGGTGTCCATGTTGTTGCACTCTGTAATGTGTTCTACTTCACATGGTTTTTATATGTACACCAACTTGGTTTACCTGAAACTGATTTTTATTCAGCTATAGAGTCTTTAGGTTTGTTGTTTGAATGTCCTATCTAGGTAATTTAACAAGCTAACCCATTGAAATCATTGAACAATTCTGTTTTTGAGTGCATGGCACTGTTTTATTTCTCACAGGACTGTATACTTGCCCATTGGCACACTGCATCATCTCTTCAGTTGGTCAAAGATTGATTTGAAAGAAAAGAAAGCCTAAGGTAGCTGCAGCAGTGATCTATGAGCACACTGCTACAGCTGATAGATAATTTTGTGCTACTTTATGTGTTTCATATAATATTTCAAAATGGTGGTAGCTCAGATTGGAAGGATTTTATCTCTCTTGCCCACTTTTCTGTCTAGTTTCTACCATAAGATTGCATTCAGTGACTGGGCTGCAAAAGCTGTCTTGAACAtgtgcataagagcatctccagccgcgtcccccaaagcaatttggggcgcgccggaccaaaaaaccgttccagccgcgtcccccaaagcccatttttgtccggcgcgcctcgatacggtgtccggcgccccgagcccgtccccgtcccacaggggacgctcggggacgctccgggcacgccggacacaacgaaaagcgaggtgaaccgacgcgggcccgacgcgtcagcggctcggaaggctaaaaccccgtcgcctacctttggtcaagcgacgttaatggcgtccctgttttcccgggcgacgcggagacgcgcgtctcgtcgtgcatggccgcgtggccggccgcgccggcgttattgcgtgcaaccacccgtcgCCGCGTCGtacattaagacgccctgcagtttgtcccaatttctcaccgctcccaaaccttctcgtcgccgcccccCACCCAccgcagatcttctcctcgccgctccaaaaatgtcgacctcgtcctcccgtaagatcgccgcggcggacggcttcggccgcggcggcctaaccgtggcggaggcgtgggcgcccgTACCATGCCGGCTAtgcggtcccgccggacatgcggctgccaagcggcggcggccggaagatggccgtgaacggcattggcgccccgccgccgccgagccgggcacggaccaatggagggatcGGCATCggggcccggcgggctcaactcaccgccgccgagcggcgacgatccgacgtgggcggccaacaacaacgacgactggtggaagacgtacttcaaggcgaagtacgacgtcgagatgcacaacaCCCAGGGGCTCgccggcgggcccaacagctggaacaaggacggccgcgccctgttctggggcattccggggcgcacccacgagaacgtcatccgcggcatccgcaacggcgctccaaggttggagaagccttcgtcaccgccaccgtctcctcgaggaggaccaccgcaatggcagccgaggaggacgacgtactcgtcctcctcgcactcttcttcctcaggaccggcgcgatcgacgccgtcctcgtcgtaccgctcggcgccctacaccgtccccaaacgggaggtgaaggaggagccggcgacgcccgtcaacacgaggcgtggcggcagccggcggcagcaaaggaggcgcggcggcgccctctcatcccgaagccggaggtgaaggaggagccggtggaagctgccgcggcggcggcgctgcggcggagtacgagcggcggcaggcggctcatcgccagcgcgacgaccccgaggaccgcccggtggctgcgggcggcgttcttggcgtccatgaacgacaaggacgcccggaggAGCGACGttgacatggcgatcgccatgtccatccgcgactccggcaagccgctcgtggacctcaccgacgacggcgggcGGGGACCAAgcagcttggtgaaggacgagcccgtcgacgagcccgtcgacgagcgcgtcaagcaggaggtcgtcaccgacgagatgtacaacttccagcagtactacgacgcctccggccgccgcaagtacttctagattaggtttagtttaaattaagtcaaatttcgttcgaatctatgtaagtttggacgaatctaatcgaatctcgttaagtttaaaatttccgaaattttgtttgggggacgtgactggggagcgacgtccccaaacgcggcacgaacggaaCACGTTCCCCAAAGCTCAATCCGGGgcgttttgggggacggtttgggggacgcggctggagatgctctaatatcttGTTAAGGTGATATGATGACGGAGACAAGGTATCTAGGACTAAAATGGAGTTAGACAAGCATATTTTTAAGTGAAGACAAAACTATATAGGAGCAATGTTATCGTGTATAGGGGGAATTATAGCTCTTAACACTGATGCTCTTAATGGGAAAAGCTTCTTTGTCTAATTAAATTTAATCCAACAAAAAATCCAGTATCATGGTATTCCCAACATGTGTTTGCACTTGCCAATTTGTCGTCTGAATTCAGAGCGTGAAGCTTGTGTACTGGACTACAATGCACATGTTTCTTGCCATAGTTGCATGAGATCTCTTGTTCACTCATTTGCACTTGTTCTAATGAAAGGTTATGTTATTGCTTGTGCACAATGTAAGCTTAATATTGGCATGCAACCACAAAAAGGGGGGTCGGCTTGGGTCTTCACTTGCATGATTATCTTTGCTTATTCGGAAATCTTCAACATTTCAGCTCACGATGTCCCTGCGTGTTCACAACTTCCAAATATTTCTAACTCTACCCAATATTGAAACTTTGACATTTGTTTTTCTCCAAGTTGTTATTTCTCTTGATGTTATATTCTCCCGTTTCAAGACCTAAACTTGGGGATGGAGAGCACAATGTTTTCGCCACTGCTGAATTCTGACTTTACTAGCTGAGTCTTTGGTGCCCATTCGCTTGTCAACTAGAGGTTCTTTCATATGTTTTGCATTTTGATATTATACATACATATTAAAATATGCATGCTATTCTTTCTTTCATTGCCATACACTTGGGTATCATTAAATTGAGAGTTTTTTTCTTTTATCTGACAGATGTTGAAGATCCCTGCCTTCCAAGTAGATGTAGCACCTAAGAAAGGTAAAGGTGTGATGACCTTTGGACCCCACCCAAAAAGGGACCATCCACAGCCTACATGTAATAGTATTTTTGGGCTGCCCTGCAATGTCTGAATGCTTCTGGTAAGTTTGGTATTCAAAAAAGTATATTGTGTCATCAATGTCTAAGCCTTCTTTGGTCTCAGGTCATCCTACGTTATATTCTTCCGTGCCATTTCACTAACCCTTACTGGAAAATACATGGTTGCGTGCTCGATTAAATGATGTCTTCACTTTTGCACCAATTGCATGATTCTGATTCCTTCTTTTCCTATATATGATTGGTCGTTACCTTTTTCCCTATCATGCTCGGTCAATTGTTGTTTAGGAGTCTACATCTATATAGAAAATCATGTCTACATATTATGTCACATGCTGAAACAGTAACGTAAATCTAGTGGACAGGAAGTGGGTAGAGCAACAGGTGCCTGGTGGCCAGAGAACAAGCAAAGCAAAACAACACCCTGCCTTCATAGATATCTAGGCTGGCATGCTGTGCTGATGATATCCTTTCTATCATAGGGGCCTACTCCTTTGGGATTCTTAAGATTCAAGTATCCTTAACTGGTCACTCCAATTATATGAAAGGAagaaaaggagaagaaagaaagaaTACAGACATACACCCCCAGAGATCGAGGTAGGGCTCCAATCTAAGGTTTTTCTTAATGGCCCAAGAATTGTTCACATGTGCTAATGTGAGGTGGAATTTTGCTGGACCATCAATTTGGCCAGCCCAATTAGGTCTCCACATGCATGAGTGAGCGATCGTGTCAAGTTTACGCAGCTTAGCATGCACTTTGTCCTTGTCCATCGGAAACAAAATATCATTAGGCgaaggagggagagggagatggcTATAAATATGGAATTCTGTGGAGATGAGTTGGTTTGTGCCAAAAGAAAGCTAGCTGGGGAGAGAGAAGTCACCTCACGATGAAGAGGCTGGTGATCCTCAGGAGGTGCGAGCCGATCGTGCGGTTCAGCTGCTGCAGCGTGCGGTACGGCGACTGCCGCCGCAACCATGCCGCGAGCACTGGGGGCTACGCCGTGGACGGGTGCCGGGAGTTCATCGCTGATggcgaggacggcaccttcgccgCGCTCAAGTGCTCAGCCTGCGGCTGCCACCGCAGCTTCCACCGCAGGGTGCAGGTCTACGAGGTTGCATGGGACTGCGAATCCGACGAGTCATCGTCCTCGAGCAGCAGCTAGGCCGCCGCTGTTCCACGCCCCATCTGAGGAGCCGCCAAGCTGCAGCTGTGGGTGCATCATGTCTAGTCTAGGACCCCTATGATTGTCAGCTGATCTGTGTGCTGAAACACCTAGTAACTCAAGTGATCATCTCTAGTGTACTATCCTCTCTGGTGCTTCTCGTTTGTTCCGTCCTCCTAGTTGTAATCCCATGCAAGCCCATATTATGTATATCTGTGTATTTGCTTCTCTGAATCTCTGAATTGTCCACTCAACTTCAATGGCTCTACACTGCCATATTATGTATATCTATGTATTGGCTTCTCTGAATCTCTGAATTGTCCACTCAACTTCAATGGCTCTACACTTTCTGTCCTACTAGATAGTGCACTGGATGTAAACAGTTTTCATGGATTGCCCATGACGGCTGCCCGGATTTGTATCTTCTGAACTTGACAACGGCATTCCAGATCGAAGAACAGAAGAACTTGCACTGTCCAGGCAGAACTCGATAGCATGCACACCACGGCACATGTAACATGTTAGCAAAATCTTTTTTTAGAAACAAAGGCTTCCGCCCCATTCCATTtccaaaagaaaatgaaatgtTTGTGTGACATGTTAGCAAAATCTCCAGTTCACATCCTGCCTCTGCTGAATTGCTTCCTCTGTGCATGCATCTGAGCTGAAAGTGTTGCTGCATTGTAGCACATTTGCTGTGGCTTTGATGTTCTCTTGAGCCAGCCAATAAGTTGGGATGAAATTGATCACTGGGCAAGAAGGCTAGCCTGGTCGACACGAATGTTATTTTAGACATTTATGTGGGAGGAAAAGTTAGATGCGTGGCTTCCTTGGACCTGCTCGCCTCGACAGCAGCATAAAAGGGGCAGCACGACAGCAATTATAGCAGTAATTCGCAAAGATACACACTATGAATAGCCAGCCCTTTCTCATCTTCCTCGCCTTTCCGGTTGCCCCAGCTTTCATGTTCCATTCCATCGGGCCTTTTGGTCATTCTGTCATTCATGCAACGACACTGCAACAGttgtcattttcttttctttattttttgcgGCGAGAACAGTTCTCATTTCCATTTGTTTATTTTTCACTCATCCATAGTACTCTTGGTCCGATCATTGGTTTGGGATTGGAGTAGATCGCCGCAGCCGTCGTGTTTCCTAGCCGTAGCCCGTAAGTATCGCTTCATCGAACGATCGACGTAGACTACTACGGTAGTATATTTGTTGTTAATTTTTTCTGAAGCTCCGCCGTCAACGAGTAGAACAAATGGTACTGGCAACCGCGTAGGCAGTTCGGCGGCAACTGACAAGACGAGAGTGTAACGAACTTTCAAGGCCACGATAACGGATGTGCCCGCGCGAACGAACAGCACGGCTGCAGAATGCAAGACGGTGACGGGTAGATGGATAGATTAGCACTGCCTGTTAAAACGTCCACCGCAGTGTAACAACCCGATCACCCCTGGCAGCATTTTCTACTACGCATTTTGTCCTTTTACTATGCATTTTGTCCTCGCTCGTGCGTACCTAGgatctcggtcacccatcctcaaatccgCTTCTCGAAGTTATTTGAAGCTGAGCTTTCGGAAAAAAATTACAACTTATTCGTACGAGTATTCTACTAATCTTATTAAAGTCTGGGCTAGAATATCACACAAAATCAGACCGAAGGGAAAATAAATGGTTCAAGTTTCAaaatgttcaaacatgaaaaggttcaaacttaaaaaatgttcatatttcaaaaatattcaaatttaaaaaaatgaaaaatgttcaaacatgAACAAGTTAAAACTTTAAAGTTCaaactaaaaaaaatcaaattcgaCAATTTCGGAAAAACCGTGCATAAGGAATAACCggagaaaaaatcaaaaaccaaaaaaCGAGAAAACTGAAAAAACTGTTGGAAAACCAAATGACCCACCACCGCTAAAGGACTGACCCATGTGGCTCACCCGTGTGAGCGTGCACGTGTACAGAACACACCGAGCGTGCAATAGGAAATGCCGACCATTCCTATGTGACGACTAGGTCGGCACTTGCACTGTGCCGCCTTGCACGCTATGGGCCGACATGGTTAGGCGCTAGGCtttgttttcttatgtttcttttgttttctcattCATGTTTCTTCTTtgatttttcttttccttttttttgtttctatttcttttttagattaaaaaatgtttaaatttgtaaAATGTTTAGACTAGAAaatattcaaattaaaaaattataagattttaaaaatgtttaaataaaATTGTTcacatttgaaaattgttcaaattttaaattattCATATCTATAATTGTTCATATTTTAAATTCTTGAAATATAAaagttattcaattttgaaaattgttgAAATTATAAaatgtttcgatttttaaaatttgttcaaattttgaacatgttcaaatttagaaaagtagtttaaaaaatgtttttctggaaaataaaattttcaaaaaatacaGATAAGAAATAAGAGGATAAAACGAAGAAAGAAAAATCGGTTTACCTGCTGGGCTGCGGCCAGCTAGGCATCTCGAGGCGTGCGAGGGTGTGCGAACTCTCAGAAGCCTCGACCAGGTCAATGTAAAGCACTTCCCAAACTTTTGCGAACGACATTTGAGCGATCTAGGACGGTCTAAATCATCTAACGGTACAAATGGACTGTCAGTTTAAGCTAATTAATGAATAAAACAATGTCAGCAATCCAACGGGGAATACAAAATACAAAACCGAAGGAAGGATACTGCAGAttgaatgttgatgcttcttctcttgccgATACATGCACTGGAGCTACAGGGCGTTGTCATTCGTGATGATCGCGG encodes:
- the LOC124653148 gene encoding mini zinc finger protein 3-like, which produces MKRLVILRRCEPIVRFSCCSVRYGDCRRNHAASTGGYAVDGCREFIADGEDGTFAALKCSACGCHRSFHRRVQVYEVAWDCESDESSSSSSS